The following coding sequences are from one Virgibacillus necropolis window:
- a CDS encoding DUF2905 domain-containing protein produces the protein MGKIFIVLGVVFIIIGVIWTLFGKLPGDISFKKGNFSFHFPIMTSIVVSIILSIILFLIGKWR, from the coding sequence ATGGGAAAAATATTTATTGTATTAGGAGTAGTTTTTATTATTATTGGAGTCATATGGACACTTTTTGGTAAACTGCCAGGTGATATTAGTTTTAAAAAGGGCAACTTTTCCTTTCACTTTCCGATTATGACATCCATTGTAGTAAGTATAATACTGTCCATTATTTTATTTTTAATAGGGAAATGGAGATAA
- the yajC gene encoding preprotein translocase subunit YajC — protein METLYSLLPIILMFVIFYFLLIRPQQKRQKKVKQMQSDLKKGDSIITIGGLHATIYAIDEATVIVTVDGVKFTYDRSAIREVTSE, from the coding sequence TTGGAAACATTATATAGCTTACTTCCAATAATTTTAATGTTTGTCATTTTTTACTTCTTGTTAATTCGTCCGCAACAAAAGCGTCAGAAAAAAGTAAAGCAAATGCAATCAGATCTTAAAAAAGGTGATTCAATCATCACAATAGGCGGACTTCATGCTACCATCTATGCAATTGATGAGGCTACTGTTATCGTTACAGTCGACGGAGTGAAGTTTACATATGATCGTTCTGCTATTCGTGAAGTTACTTCTGAATAA
- the queA gene encoding tRNA preQ1(34) S-adenosylmethionine ribosyltransferase-isomerase QueA → MDINDFDFELPEKLIAQTPLQDRTASRLLVMNRKSKEIEHKHFPDIKNYLKKGDCLVLNDTRVLPARLYGIKKDTGAKLEVLLLQQEEEDCWEVLAKPAKKIKVGTELVFGDGRLRAFCLETREHGGRILQFNYDGIFYEVLDELGEMPLPPYITEQLSEKERYQTVFAKEEGSAAAPTAGLHFTNELLDELKDMGVIIAFITLHVGLGTFRPVSVDNIDDHTMHSEFYHMTAETAETLKAVKKNNGRIISVGTTSTRTIETIARDNDGEFVASSGWTDIFIYPPYNFQAIDGLITNFHLPKSTLIMLVSALVDRVSILRAYNEAVYEEYRFFSFGDAMLII, encoded by the coding sequence ATGGATATAAATGATTTTGATTTTGAATTACCAGAAAAGCTAATTGCACAAACACCATTACAAGATCGGACTGCATCAAGACTATTAGTTATGAATCGTAAATCAAAAGAAATTGAACACAAACATTTTCCCGATATAAAGAACTACCTTAAAAAAGGTGATTGTTTGGTTCTCAACGACACACGAGTTCTGCCTGCACGACTGTATGGTATAAAAAAAGATACTGGAGCAAAACTGGAGGTATTACTCCTTCAACAAGAAGAAGAAGATTGCTGGGAAGTTCTCGCTAAGCCCGCAAAGAAGATAAAAGTAGGTACCGAACTAGTATTTGGCGATGGTAGACTTCGAGCTTTTTGTCTTGAAACAAGAGAACATGGCGGACGAATTCTGCAATTTAACTATGATGGTATTTTTTATGAGGTTCTTGATGAACTTGGAGAAATGCCTCTACCTCCGTATATCACGGAGCAGTTATCTGAGAAAGAACGCTACCAGACTGTCTTTGCTAAGGAAGAAGGATCAGCGGCTGCTCCTACAGCAGGCTTACATTTTACCAATGAGTTGTTAGATGAACTAAAGGATATGGGTGTAATTATTGCATTTATTACGCTCCATGTTGGACTTGGAACATTCAGGCCTGTTAGTGTAGATAATATTGATGATCATACCATGCATTCCGAGTTTTACCATATGACAGCAGAAACAGCGGAAACACTTAAAGCTGTAAAAAAGAATAATGGGAGAATCATCTCGGTGGGGACAACTTCTACAAGAACAATTGAAACGATTGCACGTGACAATGATGGAGAATTTGTTGCATCTAGCGGTTGGACGGATATATTCATTTATCCACCCTATAACTTTCAGGCAATTGATGGTTTAATTACAAATTTTCATTTGCCAAAATCCACATTAATTATGCTAGTAAGTGCACTTGTAGATCGAGTGAGTATACTACGCGCATACAATGAAGCTGTGTACGAAGAATATCGTTTTTTCAGCTTCGGTGATGCGATGTTAATAATATAA
- the tgt gene encoding tRNA guanosine(34) transglycosylase Tgt: MTPITYELIKTCKQTGARLGKVHTPHGSFDTPMFMPVGTLATVKTMSPEELKEMEARIILSNTYHLWLRPGEDIIKEAGGLHRFMNWDRPILTDSGGFQVFSLSKIREIQEEGVHFRNHISGEKLFLSPEKAMQIQNALGSDIMMAFDECPPYPASFDYMKSSVERTSRWAERCLEAHQNPTTQGLFGIIQGGEYEELRKQSAKDLASLDLPGYAIGGLSVGEPKDIMNRMLEYTTPLMPSTKPRYLMGVGSPDSLIDGSIRGIDMFDCVLPTRIARNGTCMTSTGRLVVRNAKYARDFSPIDENCDCHVCKNYTRAYIRHLIKSKETFGFRLTTYHNLHFLLKLMEQVRTAISEDRLGDFKEAFFEQYGLNQPNAKNF; this comes from the coding sequence ATGACTCCAATAACGTATGAATTAATAAAGACATGTAAACAAACTGGTGCACGGTTAGGTAAAGTGCATACCCCCCATGGTTCATTTGATACGCCAATGTTTATGCCTGTTGGCACACTTGCTACGGTGAAGACAATGAGCCCGGAAGAGTTAAAAGAGATGGAAGCAAGAATAATTCTTTCTAATACGTACCATCTGTGGCTTAGACCTGGTGAGGATATTATTAAGGAAGCTGGGGGATTGCATAGATTCATGAATTGGGACAGACCCATTCTGACTGATTCTGGTGGATTTCAGGTTTTTAGTTTGAGTAAAATTCGTGAAATTCAAGAAGAAGGCGTACATTTCAGAAATCACATCAGTGGTGAAAAATTATTTCTCTCACCAGAAAAAGCAATGCAAATTCAAAACGCTTTAGGTTCAGACATTATGATGGCGTTTGATGAATGCCCACCATATCCTGCATCATTTGATTACATGAAATCATCAGTGGAACGTACATCAAGATGGGCGGAAAGGTGTTTAGAAGCACACCAAAATCCAACTACCCAGGGTCTATTTGGCATTATCCAAGGTGGTGAATATGAGGAACTAAGGAAACAGAGTGCAAAAGATCTTGCGTCACTCGACTTACCTGGCTATGCAATTGGTGGATTATCAGTTGGGGAACCAAAGGATATTATGAATCGAATGCTAGAATATACGACCCCACTCATGCCGTCCACTAAGCCACGCTATTTAATGGGGGTGGGCTCACCAGATTCATTAATTGATGGTTCCATTCGCGGGATTGACATGTTTGATTGTGTCCTACCAACACGTATCGCACGAAATGGGACATGCATGACTTCAACTGGTCGTCTTGTAGTTCGTAATGCAAAATATGCACGGGATTTTTCGCCAATAGATGAAAATTGTGACTGCCATGTTTGCAAAAATTATACCCGAGCTTATATCCGACATTTAATTAAATCGAAAGAAACATTCGGATTTAGGCTTACTACTTATCATAACTTGCATTTTCTGTTAAAATTAATGGAACAAGTCCGAACAGCGATAAGCGAAGATCGACTTGGTGATTTTAAAGAAGCATTCTTTGAACAATATGGTTTAAATCAACCGAATGCAAAGAACTTTTAG